The sequence CTTGATCGTTGGCACGCGGCCTCGCGAGGCCGAGCGTCTGGTTCACGTCGGCGACCCCGACAGATTGTCCGATGTGAGGTTCGTCATTACCCTGGACAGTGACACGCAATTGCCGGCGGCGGCCGCCCGCAGGATGATCGAGACGCTGGCGCACCCGCTCAACCGGGCGCGTCTGGATAACGCGGGCCGTGTCCAGTCCGGTTACACCATCATCCAGCCGCGTGTCAGCCCCTCCCTGCCGAGCACAAGCGGTTCTCCTTTCAGCCGTCTCTTCTCGAACCCGGTCGGCATTGACCCTTATACCAATATGGTATCCGACGTCTATCAGGACCTCGTCGGCGAAGGCTCCTATCACGGCAAAGGCATCTATGATGTGCGCGTCTTCAGCCGGGTGCTTTCCGGCAGGTTCCCCGAAGCCTGGCTGCTCAGCCACGATCTGATCGAAGGCGCTCACGTTCGGGTGGGCCTGGCCAGTGACATCGAACTCTATGACGAGTTCCCACAGGATTGCCTGAGCCACATCAAACGGCAGCACCGCTGGCTTCGGGGGGATTGGCAGATCGCGGACTGGATCATGCCGCGTGTTCCCCAACCGGGCGGTGGACGAGGGCCCAACCCGCTCTCCTGGTTTGATCGCTGGAAAGTCTTTGACAATCTACGGCGCAGCCTGCTGCCCGCAGCCAGTCTGGCTTTGCTGATAACCTCGTGGCTCATCTCCTCACGGGTCGGGTGGATCGCCAGCATTGTGGTCGTCACGCAACTGTTCTTTCACTCCCTGGCACAGCCCTTCACCTGGGCGACCACCCGTCAGGATCTCAAGGGAGTCTCCCTCACGAAGATAGTCCATGATCTGCTGCGCGTGCTGGTTGAGGCGGCACTGCTGCCATATCAAGCCTGGCTGGCGCTGGATGCCATTGCACGGGTCTGGTATCGCCGCCACATCTCTCATCGGCGACTCCTGGAGTGGACTTCAGCCCAGGCAATGCATAATAAGGCCCAGACCAAAGTGCCGATGTTTCTGCTTTCAATGGGCTTGGCGAGCGTGTTCAGCGCGCTCGTGGGGTGGGCCGTTGCGTATGGGCGGCCCGCCAACCTTGGGGTGGCAAGCCCCTGGTTGATGCTCTGGTTCCTTTCGCCGATGATCGGCTGGTTGCTCACCCGCCGGCCGCCGGTGAAGCCGCCACAAAGCCTACTTCCCGAAGAGGACCGGCAGTTCCTACGGAATGTTGCGCGGCGCACCTGGCGCTATTTCTCGGATTTTGTGAATGAGCAGACCTCCTGGCTGCCCCCCGACAATTACCAGGTCTCCCACCAGAATGGGCTGGCCCTGCGGACCAGCCCGACCAACATCGGCCTGTATCTGGTCAGCGTGCTAAGCGCCCACGATTTCGGCTATTTGACCCTGGACGAGGTCACGCAGAAGCTGACACGGACGATGGAGACGATCCATAAACTGGAACGTCATGAGGGCCATCTGCTCAATTGGTACGATGTTCAAACTCTGGCGCCCCTCAAGCCTCGCTACGTTTCCACCGTGGATAGCGGAAATCTCCTTGGCGCCCTCTGGACCTTAAACCGGGGACTGGAGTCGCTCATGCAAGGGCCGCTGCTGGACGCGCAAGCCTTGGCAGGATTGCATGATGCTGGAGAAGTCCTGCGGCAAATCGTCCGGGAAGAAAGATGTTCCGGCTTGGACGTTCACGCACTGGATGATCTGTTACTCGCGTGGGAATCTCCGCCGGACTCTTTTCGTGATCTACTGCGCTTCTTACGCCGGACTGAAAGCAACACCAGACGTTTGTCTGAAAAGGCGCCTGGCTCCTCAGGCGAGCAAGGGAATGTGACGTATTGGGCCGGGCAGGTGCAGCGTCAACTGGCAGCCTGGCTGAACATTGCGGATCGTTATCTCGCCTGGATCGAAATCCTGGCTGAAAAGAGCGAGGAAGAGGTCACCGGGCTGGATCCCGACGCCTTGCCCGCTTTCCGCCAGGCCATTCATCATGTGCCTTCGCTTAAGGATCTGGCGGGCGGAAACATCCCCTGCATCGCGTCCCTGCAAACTATCCGGGAGAAGACGCCGGCGGAGGAGCACGCTCTCATAGACTGGATTGAACGCGTGAAGGTAGCCTTTGATCGAGCGAAATGGCTGGCCGGGGAGATGCTGGCTTTGACTGAGCAACTCGCTCGCGCGTGTGGCGAACTCTCAGAGTCGATCAACATGCGTTTCCTCTATAACCCCGACCGCCGCCTCTTTTCGATCGGTTTTAACGTCTCTGAAGGCCGCCTGGACCGCGCCTTTTACGATCTCCTGGCGAGCGAAGCACGCCTGGGAAGTCTCGTCGCCATCGCCCGAGGGGACATTCCCGCTGAGCACTGGTTCGCCATGAGCCGACCCTACGGCGCTATTGGCCGACGCCGGGTGCTGCTCAGTTGGACCGGGACGATGTTCGAGTACCTAATGCCGCTGCTCTTTCAGCGATCCTATAGCAACACGCTGCTGGATAAAGCCGCCAAGGAAGCCGTTGCGATCCAGATTGCCTACGGACGCAAACACCAGGTGCTGTGGGGGATCTCGGAGTGCGCCTTCGGGGATCTGGACATCCAAAAGACGTATCAATACCAGGCCTTCGGCGTGCCGGAACTCGGACTCAAGCGCGGCTTGGCCGACAAGATCGTTGTTGCGCCCTATGCCACACTGCTGGCGGTCAGTGTGGCACCCCGCCAAGCCATGCAAAACCTGAAACGACTGGCCGATTTGGGGCTGCTGAGTGATTACGGTTATTATGAATCTCTGGACTATAGCTGGCAACCAAGCCACGAGGCCGCGCCTGGGGTAATTGTGCGCACCTACATGGCACATCATCACGGCATGAGTTTTCTGGCGTTGACCAATTTCCTGCATGACGACTGCCTCCGGCGGCACTTTCACTCCGACCCGCGCGTGCGCATGGTGGAACCTCTGCTTCATGAACGCATCCCGCACCTGCCGCCGTTGCACCACGTTTCCACGCGCGAGCGAGTCTCTTCGGTGGCGAGCGTCGGCGAAGTCACGCCCTCGGTGCGTCAGTTCGAAACCCCTCATACCGCCACGCCCAAGACTCAGCTACTGTGCAATGGACGCTATGGCCTCATGCTGACGGGCGCCGGTGGGGGCTACAGCCGCTGGAACGACTTCGAGATCACGCGCTGGCGATCGGACCCGACCCAGGATTCCTGGGGTACCTTCTGTTACATTCGCGATGCCGATTCCGGTCGGTTGTGGTGCAATACCTATCAGCCAACCGGCGGCAAGGTGGACCAGTTCTGCGCCAATTTTACGCTGGACCGTGCCGTGTTCTGGCGCGTCGATGATGACATCAAGAGCGAAACCGAGATCATCGTTGCGCCGGAAGATGACGTTGAGATTCGGCGGATGACATTGATCAATCAGTCCACCCGCATCCGCCGGATCGAGTTGACAAGCTACGTTGAACTGGCGCTGGCGCCGCACAATGTGGACCGGCAGCATCCGGCGTTCAACAAACTGTTTATTCAGACCGAGGCGCTGCTTGGGCAGCGGGCACTTCTGGCCTACCGCCGGCCTCGCAGCGGCGGCGAGTTGCCCGTCTATGTCGCGCACCGCTTCACACTGGGACAGGACGCCAGCGAATCCAAGGATGAAGCCTTACGCTTCGAAACCGACCGACGCCGGTTCATCGGCCGCGGCCGCACGCTCGCCAGCCCGATGGGTGCCTTGCAAGAACCCAATGGCAGCCAGGGGTATGTCTTGGATCCGATCCTCAGCCTGCGCCAGAACCTCACCCTGGCTCCCGGCCAGCGGGCCCAGATTTCCCTGGTTCTGGCCGCCGGTTCCTCGCGCGAGGAGGTCGCCAGCCTGATGAGCAAGTACGGGGATCCCCATGCGATCGAACGGGCGATGGATCTCGCCTGGGCATCAGCCCAGCTTGAGCTGCGCCTTCTGCGCATCGGGCCCGATGAAGCGCGCCGCTTCCAGCAACTGGCGGGCCATCTGCTCTATCCCAGCCCTCTCCTGCGCTCCACCTCGCAGCGCATTGCCGACAACCGCAAGGGCCAGGCCGGTTTGTGGGCTTATTCCATCTCGGGTGATTTGCCCATTGTCTTGGTCGCCATCGGCGAGGCGCGAGATCTGGGCTTGGTCCGTCAAATGCTCCAGGCGCATACCTATTGGCGCATGCATGGGCTCGTGGCCGACCTGGTGATCCTGAACGAGGAGGCTGGCGGCTATACGCAACCGCTCCGTGAACAGCTCGATCACCTGATCCAGTCCCACGGCGCCGGTACGGGCGTGGACCGGCCAGGGGGAGTCTACTTGCGCAGCGCGGACCTGATGCCGGCAGAAGATCTGACGCTGCTGCAGGCCGCAGCGAGCGTGGTGCTGGTGGCGGCTCGCGGCACCTTGCCCCAGCAACTCGCCGCGCCGTCGCTGCAGGCACCCGCATTGCCGGAATTCATGGCCAGAAAACGGGATCCCCGGGATCCTTCGGCGGCGCTGCCCTTCATGGAACTTCCCTTCTTCAACAGCCTGGGCGGCTTTACTCCGGACGGGCGCGAATATGCAATCTATCTCGGTCCGGGCATGCATACGCCCGCGCCCTGGACCAACGTCATCGCCAATCCCGCCTTCGGTACGCTCGTCAGTGAAACCGGGGCTGGTTTCACATGGCAGGGCAACAGCCAGCGCAATCGCCTGACGCCGTGGTCCAATGACCCCGTCATGGATCCGCCGTCCGAGGCGATCTACATCCGTGATGAGGAAACCGGAACCTACTGGACGCCGACCGCATCTCCCATCCGCGAGAAGACGGCGTACCGAGCCCGGCATGGAGCGGGGTATACCGTATTCGAGCACAACAGCCACGGCATTGAGCAGGAGCTGACGGTTTTCGTTCCCATGAATGATCCCGGGGGTGAACCAATCAAGCTGCAAAAACTGCTTTTGCGCAACGACTCCGGCCGGCCGCGCAAGCTTTCGCTGACCTACTATGTAGAGTGGACGCTGGGCGAGACGCGCGAGTCTTCCCAGATGCACGTCGTGACCGCCTGGGACGACGAAGCCCAGGCCATGCTTGCCCGCAATCGCTATCATCCCGATTACGCCGACCAGGTGGCCTTCGCGGCGGTGAGCGCGCCCACGGCGTCCTACACCGGCGACCGCACGGCCTTCCTGGGGCGCAACCGTTCGCTGAGTAACCCGACAGCGATGGAACGTACAAAGCTTCCACGCCGGACGGGAGCGGGCCTGGACCCGTGCGCCGCGGTGCAGGTCACCCTGAAACTGGCTCCGGGAGAGCGGACGGAAATCACCTGTATGCTCGGCCAGGCCCAGTCGGTGGAGCAGGTCCACGCCCTGGTGCTGGCCTACCGGGATAGCCTGGCGCTCGAGACCGCACTGCAGCAAACCCGGGCGTGGTGGGATGACCGGCTCGGCACGATCCAAGTGCATACGCCGGAGCTCGCCGCAGACATCCTGATCAACCGCTGGCTGCTCTATCAGAGTTTAAGCTGCCGGATTTGGGGACGCTCCGGCTTCTACCAGTCCGGCGGCGCCTTTGGCTTCCGCGACCAGTTGCAGGACGTGATGGCCCTGCTTTACACCCATCCCACGCTGGCGCGCGGGCACATCCTGCTCGCGGCCAGTCGCCAGTTCAAGGAAGGTGATGTCCAGCACTGGTGGCATCCACCGGCCGGCGCGGGCGTCCGCTCACGGATCTCCGATGATCTTTTGTGGCTCCCCTTCGTTGTCGCGCAATACGTCAGGGTCACCGCCGATGCCAGCATCTTGCGCGAGGTTGTCTCCTTTCTCGACGCGCCCCTGCTGGACGACGATGAGCACGAGAGCTTTCAATCTCCTGGTGTTTCGCCCGAATGCGCCACGCTCTTCGAGCACTGCCAGCGGGCGCTGGCGCACAGCCAACGCTTTGGCGCTCACGGCTTACCCCTGATGGGGAGCGGGGACTGGAACGATGGGATGAACCTGGTGGGTGCGGCGGGCAAGGGCGAGAGCGTCTGGCTGGCGTGGTTCATGGTGGATGTCATGCGCGGGATGGCCGAGATGTCCGACCTACTGGGCCGGTCCGAACTGAGCCAGTCCTACGAGCAAGAACGTGAAGCGCTGATCACGCATGTTGAACAGTTCGCCTGGGACGGGCAGTGGTATCTGCGGGCGATCTTTGACGATGGCACACCGCTTGGCTCCTCGGTGAATACGGAAGCACGGATTGATTCCCTGCCCCAATCATGGGCCTGGCTGAGCGGGGCTGCCGACATGGATCGGGCGGAGAAGGCGCTTGAATCGGCGTGGAGTCACCTCGTTCGCGAGGATGAGGGGCTGGTGCTGCTCTTTGAGCCTCCGTTCGATCGGTCCGAGCCCTCACCCGGATACATCAAAGGCTACCCGCCGGGGGTGCGGGAAAACGGCGGCCAGTACACGCACGCCGCCATCTGGCTGGCCATGGCCATGGCGCGCCGTGGGGAAGGCACCCGCGCGGCGAAAATCCTCAGCATGCTCAATCCAATCGAGTGCACACGCGAACCGGCATCGGTCTGGCGCTACGGTGTTGAGCCCTACGTGGTCGCGGCCGATGTGTACCGCTTGCCGGGACAGATCGGTCAGGGCGGCTGGTCCTGGTATACCGGTTCGGCGGCGTGGATGTACCGTGCCTGGGTGGAGGAAATCCTGGGCCTCAAGGTGCGCGGCGAAACCATGCAACTCGCCCCGGTCATCCCTGGCTGGTGGGATGGGTTCCAGATGAGCTATCGCCACGGCGAAGCGCTCTACGAGATTCAGGTCGAGAACCCAGAACATTGCGAGCGGGGCGTTGCCTGGGTGGAGATGGATGGTCAACGCATCGAGGATGGCGTCATCCGGCTTGTTCGGGACCTGGTCAAACACCGGGTCCTCGTCCGCATGGGCAAGTCGCCCCATGTGGTTTGCAGCATCAATCCTGATGAACATGCAGCGTCTTAATGGTCCGGTCACCGCACAAAGAGAAGTGGTCTTTGAGGGTAGGGTACATTCTCCCGTGTTCATACTGTGGCAGGGAGATTCGTTGGTCATGGATTCAGGCACATCTTGCCACAATCACCTGCGCCTGCTGTCGGAGTAACGCTTGAAGCTGGCGTATGCCTCGGCGCCCTGACGGAGGTTGCCCCTGTAGGAGAGATTGCCCGCCAAGCTGATCAACGGTTTGCGGCGATGCCAGAAGTTGCTCAATACCCTGCGGAAAAGACGCGGCACGGAATAGAAGGTCTCATTGCAGGAGGTCATCTCCTGGATGATGCCGTCCAGAGACAAATGCCTGTAGCGGGCCACCGGGTAGGTCAGCGTATAGTATTTCCAGTCTTCCGGGAGCGTATCGAGGGGGATGCGATCCTGTGCTTTCATCTGATCCCACAGGCGGGTGCCGGGCAGCGGCGTCAGGAACAGCACGTTGAGATTGTCAACGCCATACCGGTGGGCCGTCTCGGCGATCCGGTTGCCAATGCCCGGTTCGTCCATGTCCAAACCAATGATGAAAGAGCCAGCCACCAGGATCCTGTGCCGCTGGATACGCCTTACAGAGGCGCGGATATCTCGGTCTTTCAAGAGGGTGAATTTCCCGCCGTACCCCCGGAGCCCCTCCGGCGAAGGGGATTCAAAGCCGATAAAGACGCCGCTACACCCGGCTTGGGCGGCCAGCGCCAGGAGTTCCTCGTCATCGGCAAAGTTGATGGTGGCCTGGGCAATCCATTCCTTACGGAGGTTCGCCTGGGCCAAGGCACGAAACAGATCTTTGGCGCGGGCGATATGTTCGGGTCGAGTGCCAATGAGATTATCGTCAACGACCAGCACAAGTCGCTCGCGAATCAACTGGAACTCTCGCACGACGTCCGGAATCGGGCGCTGCCGGTAGTGTGCCCCGTTGAAGGCCGTCACGCTGCAAAAACTGCAATTCAGTGGGCAGCCACGCGTGGTCTGGATGGCCCCGAAGGCATATTTTCCGGACAGTAGGTCGTGACGGGCAGGGACGACATCGGTCATTTCAGCAAACCCTCCATTATACCGACGCTTCAGGCAGCCCTGCCGGGCGTCCTCCAGAACCTCCTTCCAGACACTATCGGCTTCCCTGGTAACGACTGCATCTACTCGCTCCAGAACCTCGTCGAGACACATGGTGGCGTGAATGCCGCCCATGACGACAGGCACACCCAGCCGCCGGAAGTGATCGGCCACTTCATAGGCACGGTTGGCCTGTGAGGTGAACGCGGTGATGCCGACCAGGTCGGGCCGGGGCATGGCCCCATAGTCCGGCACACCAAGGTTTTCGTCCACGATGGAGACTTTCCACTCGGGCGGTGTCAGACCCGCCAGGACCATCAGGCTCAGCGGTTTCCACACGCGGTAACGGTTCCAACGGCTCTCCTTGACTTTGAGGATGCTGACGAGCGGATTGGAGGGATTGACCAGACAAAGTCGCATATCATTCTGTTCTCAGCGCGCCGGCACTTTTCTATGCGGACGCTTTGACTTCCTCCAGGTAGGCTACGGCATAGTCTATCATTTGCTTTGCTATGCTGGATACGGACTTTGTGTCCACACGTTTATGGCTGTATTGATGGGATATTCGCAGGGCCCCCAAATTGTCGTCATACACAAAATCATACCGTCCCTGAGACCACACAATGCCCGTGTTTCCGATTTCATCCGCTCGGCCGGGCTGCGTGATGTGTAACCGTGTCCGCATATTCTCCATGACATTCTGGAGGTCAAATTCCACCTCAATACTGACGATGAGGGTTATCGAAGGGCTGCCAACATCGTCATATTCGAATAGTTCATCGAAGTCGCGATTCTTTGTGGATGCAACGTACAGGTCATTCAAGTCGGCAATCAGGGCGTCGGGGTGGGTGGTTCTCTCTGGAACCCACGTGTCGATCGACTCACGAATCTTGACGAGCGCCTGAATGGTGTCATCGATCTTCATGCCCTGCGATACCTCCAAGCCTCTTCAGATCTTCTACCGTCGTGTTAAGAGGACTGTCTGGATTCTATGGGACGGCCGGCACAACGGCAACCGTCAATCAGTGCTCGTTTGTCGTTCGATCGTAGTTGCCTGAACACTGCTTTCGATGATCCCTGCTGCAATGGCGTAGCGGGTGATCCCCGCTGTGTCGTGGAGATCCAGCTTGCTCATAAGATGCTGCCGGTGCTTCTCCACCGTTTTGACACTGATGCCAAGTTCTCTTGCGACCTGCTTGTTGGCATTGCCCTCGGCAATCAGTTGCAGCACTTCCACTTCGCGCGAACTCAAGGCGACCTTCTTCTTCCTGGGCACTCGGCGACCATCCGATGACTCCAACGACAGGTTGGACAGACGATTGGCAACCGCGGGGCTGAAGAAGGTGTTTCCTTTTTGGACTTCCCGGATGGCTTTGGCCAGAGCATCGGCGGACGTCTGTTTGATCAGATATCCAGCCGCGCCCAACAGGACGGCCTGCCGGATATACTCGTCATCCCCATGCGCTGAGAGGATAAGAATCCGGGCGCCGGGGTCGGCCTTGAGAATTCGCCGGGTCGCTTCCAGACCGTTGAGCAGCGGCATCGCGATGTCCATGAGAACCACGTCCGGGCGAAGTTTCCTGGCCAGTTGGACCGCCCGACGGCCGGTCTCGGCCTCGCCGACCACCTCGATATCCTCTTCCGCCCCCAGCAATGCTCGAAGCCCCTCTCGAACGACCGTGTGGTCTTCCGCCAGCAGAACTGTGATTCGCGTCATAGAAACCGGCCCTCGTAGAATTCCTGAGAGGTCTAAACCTTAGTGCCATTGCCAACGGGGATTTCCGCTCGAATCGTCGTGCCTTTGCCGGGCGAGGATTTGACGGCAAAGCAACCGCCGACCATTTCCACTCGCTCGCGCATGCCGAGCAGCCCCAACGCTTTGCGCCTTCTGTTGGACAGCATTTCTCGCACATCAAAGGATTTGCCGTCGTCGTGCACTTCGATGCAAATGGCGCCCCGCAGTTTTCGGATGCTCACCGTTACCTCACTGGCTTTCGCGTGCTTGGCCACGTTGATGAGGGCTTCCTGGACGACGCGATAGAGCACCGTTCGCTTATCACTGTCCAGGAGTTCCGTCCGGCCACGAGTGAAGCCCGTGAGTTGAACGGACAGGCCCATCCGCTTGCCAAAGTCATTGACGTAGGAGTGGAGGGCGGGAATCAGCCCCAGATCATCCAAGGCCGGCGGGCGCAATTGGCTGGCAAACTCATGCACGATGTTCACCGACTTTTCCACCAGCCGCTGCGTACGGACGATCTTTCTCTGGAGGTCCTTGCCGTCGGATGCGCCTTCCTTTCTCAATACCGCGAGATGGAAACTGATGGCCGTCAAGACCTGGGCGATATCATCATGCAGTTCGCGGCTGATTCGCTTTCGCTCATCCTCTTGCGTCCGCAGAATTCGATGGGACAGATGCTGCAACTGTTTCTGTAGCCCAAGTGCCTGGGCCAACAATCGGTTGGCGTACCGCTCGCTCTTCTTGAGGGCGGCCTCCACGGCCTTCCGCCGGACGATTTCCCGTTTCAACTCCCGGTTTGCGGCGTCCAGGGCCTCCATGCGGCGTTGTGCTTCCTCCGCCCGCTTGAGCGCGGTGATGTCAGAAACCGCCAGCCGGCACCATTTCTGCTCACTGCCGGAGCCGGCGGGCGTCGCCTGAAAGTCAACCCAGGAAGGTGTGCCGCTCTTGTTCAGAAGGGACGCCTCACAGACTTGTTTTCCAGGCTCTGCGAAGATCTTCTCAAGGAAAGCCAGGAAGACCGGCCGGCTCGTCGGGCTCAAGAAATGCTGCAAGCGGCGACCGATCAGCCGGGACCGCTCCACGCCCAGCAAGGCGGCCCCCGTCAGGTTTACCTCAGAGATCACGCCCTGTTCATCGATGGAGAAATAGCCGACCGGGGCGAAATCGTAGAGATCGGTGTATTTCTCCAGCATCGCCTCCATCTGATCCCTGGCTTCCAGGAGCTCGGCATTCTGCATCTCCAGTTCGACCTGGTGGACCTGAAGTTCATGGACAAGCCTCTGCGTGTCGGCGTCCGTTCGGGGCGGGGCCGTCTTCCTCCGCTGCCGTTTAAGCTGCCCTTCAGCGCGGCGACGCAGTTCGTCGGCATCGGCGGACAGATTCGGTTTTTTCGGCATGGCAAGACCTTCTATCCTGTGTGGGACTTGGGCGATTTTACGGCTCGCGTCTTAACACATTTGCGTTCGCGCGCATCGCCCAGCGAACCCTTCTCTTCCTTGTCCGGCTTCGCGGGCTTGCCCGTTCTTGCCTGGGTGGCTTTCCTCTCCTCGACGGATTCTGCGCCTACGATCCTCGCGGACGTATCGGCGTCGGGTACGATGATCAGGAACGTGCTGCCTCGGCCCGGCGCGCTGCGGACCTTCATGCGCCCGCCCAGCAACTCGACTCGCTCGCGGATGCTCAACAGCCCGGAGCCGCCTGTCCGCCCCAGTGTCTTGGGGTCGAAGCCTCGGCCGTGGTCGCAAACGGTCAGCCACAGCCGCCCGTGCCGCCACCGAAGCCGGACGACTGCTTCCGCAACGTCCGCATGCTTGACGATGTTGAACAGCATCTCCTGGGCGGTATGGAACAGGAACACCTTGATCGAATCGGACGATACATCGAGCGGACCGCAGAGTTCCATGTGGACGACCAAGCCATGTTTCACCCGGGCATGGTTTGCCAGCCATTCGATGGCTTCGCCGAAATCGCCGTAGGACAGCACGGCCGGCCGCAGTTCATGGGAGAGGCTGCG is a genomic window of Anaerobaca lacustris containing:
- a CDS encoding GH36-type glycosyl hydrolase domain-containing protein, whose protein sequence is MIVATLLLIPASQLSLEVMNTLILRCFPPRALPKMDFRVSGIPDACRTLVVVPMMLVDQETIEGEAEKLEIRYLANKEANLLFGLYSDYTDATSAHCDADVALLQTATQCIVALNQRHGGERFFLFHRERKWCDCEQRFIGWERKRGKLEELNDLIVGTRPREAERLVHVGDPDRLSDVRFVITLDSDTQLPAAAARRMIETLAHPLNRARLDNAGRVQSGYTIIQPRVSPSLPSTSGSPFSRLFSNPVGIDPYTNMVSDVYQDLVGEGSYHGKGIYDVRVFSRVLSGRFPEAWLLSHDLIEGAHVRVGLASDIELYDEFPQDCLSHIKRQHRWLRGDWQIADWIMPRVPQPGGGRGPNPLSWFDRWKVFDNLRRSLLPAASLALLITSWLISSRVGWIASIVVVTQLFFHSLAQPFTWATTRQDLKGVSLTKIVHDLLRVLVEAALLPYQAWLALDAIARVWYRRHISHRRLLEWTSAQAMHNKAQTKVPMFLLSMGLASVFSALVGWAVAYGRPANLGVASPWLMLWFLSPMIGWLLTRRPPVKPPQSLLPEEDRQFLRNVARRTWRYFSDFVNEQTSWLPPDNYQVSHQNGLALRTSPTNIGLYLVSVLSAHDFGYLTLDEVTQKLTRTMETIHKLERHEGHLLNWYDVQTLAPLKPRYVSTVDSGNLLGALWTLNRGLESLMQGPLLDAQALAGLHDAGEVLRQIVREERCSGLDVHALDDLLLAWESPPDSFRDLLRFLRRTESNTRRLSEKAPGSSGEQGNVTYWAGQVQRQLAAWLNIADRYLAWIEILAEKSEEEVTGLDPDALPAFRQAIHHVPSLKDLAGGNIPCIASLQTIREKTPAEEHALIDWIERVKVAFDRAKWLAGEMLALTEQLARACGELSESINMRFLYNPDRRLFSIGFNVSEGRLDRAFYDLLASEARLGSLVAIARGDIPAEHWFAMSRPYGAIGRRRVLLSWTGTMFEYLMPLLFQRSYSNTLLDKAAKEAVAIQIAYGRKHQVLWGISECAFGDLDIQKTYQYQAFGVPELGLKRGLADKIVVAPYATLLAVSVAPRQAMQNLKRLADLGLLSDYGYYESLDYSWQPSHEAAPGVIVRTYMAHHHGMSFLALTNFLHDDCLRRHFHSDPRVRMVEPLLHERIPHLPPLHHVSTRERVSSVASVGEVTPSVRQFETPHTATPKTQLLCNGRYGLMLTGAGGGYSRWNDFEITRWRSDPTQDSWGTFCYIRDADSGRLWCNTYQPTGGKVDQFCANFTLDRAVFWRVDDDIKSETEIIVAPEDDVEIRRMTLINQSTRIRRIELTSYVELALAPHNVDRQHPAFNKLFIQTEALLGQRALLAYRRPRSGGELPVYVAHRFTLGQDASESKDEALRFETDRRRFIGRGRTLASPMGALQEPNGSQGYVLDPILSLRQNLTLAPGQRAQISLVLAAGSSREEVASLMSKYGDPHAIERAMDLAWASAQLELRLLRIGPDEARRFQQLAGHLLYPSPLLRSTSQRIADNRKGQAGLWAYSISGDLPIVLVAIGEARDLGLVRQMLQAHTYWRMHGLVADLVILNEEAGGYTQPLREQLDHLIQSHGAGTGVDRPGGVYLRSADLMPAEDLTLLQAAASVVLVAARGTLPQQLAAPSLQAPALPEFMARKRDPRDPSAALPFMELPFFNSLGGFTPDGREYAIYLGPGMHTPAPWTNVIANPAFGTLVSETGAGFTWQGNSQRNRLTPWSNDPVMDPPSEAIYIRDEETGTYWTPTASPIREKTAYRARHGAGYTVFEHNSHGIEQELTVFVPMNDPGGEPIKLQKLLLRNDSGRPRKLSLTYYVEWTLGETRESSQMHVVTAWDDEAQAMLARNRYHPDYADQVAFAAVSAPTASYTGDRTAFLGRNRSLSNPTAMERTKLPRRTGAGLDPCAAVQVTLKLAPGERTEITCMLGQAQSVEQVHALVLAYRDSLALETALQQTRAWWDDRLGTIQVHTPELAADILINRWLLYQSLSCRIWGRSGFYQSGGAFGFRDQLQDVMALLYTHPTLARGHILLAASRQFKEGDVQHWWHPPAGAGVRSRISDDLLWLPFVVAQYVRVTADASILREVVSFLDAPLLDDDEHESFQSPGVSPECATLFEHCQRALAHSQRFGAHGLPLMGSGDWNDGMNLVGAAGKGESVWLAWFMVDVMRGMAEMSDLLGRSELSQSYEQEREALITHVEQFAWDGQWYLRAIFDDGTPLGSSVNTEARIDSLPQSWAWLSGAADMDRAEKALESAWSHLVREDEGLVLLFEPPFDRSEPSPGYIKGYPPGVRENGGQYTHAAIWLAMAMARRGEGTRAAKILSMLNPIECTREPASVWRYGVEPYVVAADVYRLPGQIGQGGWSWYTGSAAWMYRAWVEEILGLKVRGETMQLAPVIPGWWDGFQMSYRHGEALYEIQVENPEHCERGVAWVEMDGQRIEDGVIRLVRDLVKHRVLVRMGKSPHVVCSINPDEHAAS
- a CDS encoding B12-binding domain-containing radical SAM protein, coding for MWKPLSLMVLAGLTPPEWKVSIVDENLGVPDYGAMPRPDLVGITAFTSQANRAYEVADHFRRLGVPVVMGGIHATMCLDEVLERVDAVVTREADSVWKEVLEDARQGCLKRRYNGGFAEMTDVVPARHDLLSGKYAFGAIQTTRGCPLNCSFCSVTAFNGAHYRQRPIPDVVREFQLIRERLVLVVDDNLIGTRPEHIARAKDLFRALAQANLRKEWIAQATINFADDEELLALAAQAGCSGVFIGFESPSPEGLRGYGGKFTLLKDRDIRASVRRIQRHRILVAGSFIIGLDMDEPGIGNRIAETAHRYGVDNLNVLFLTPLPGTRLWDQMKAQDRIPLDTLPEDWKYYTLTYPVARYRHLSLDGIIQEMTSCNETFYSVPRLFRRVLSNFWHRRKPLISLAGNLSYRGNLRQGAEAYASFKRYSDSRRR
- a CDS encoding response regulator transcription factor, with protein sequence MTRITVLLAEDHTVVREGLRALLGAEEDIEVVGEAETGRRAVQLARKLRPDVVLMDIAMPLLNGLEATRRILKADPGARILILSAHGDDEYIRQAVLLGAAGYLIKQTSADALAKAIREVQKGNTFFSPAVANRLSNLSLESSDGRRVPRKKKVALSSREVEVLQLIAEGNANKQVARELGISVKTVEKHRQHLMSKLDLHDTAGITRYAIAAGIIESSVQATTIERQTSTD
- a CDS encoding sensor histidine kinase, with protein sequence MPKKPNLSADADELRRRAEGQLKRQRRKTAPPRTDADTQRLVHELQVHQVELEMQNAELLEARDQMEAMLEKYTDLYDFAPVGYFSIDEQGVISEVNLTGAALLGVERSRLIGRRLQHFLSPTSRPVFLAFLEKIFAEPGKQVCEASLLNKSGTPSWVDFQATPAGSGSEQKWCRLAVSDITALKRAEEAQRRMEALDAANRELKREIVRRKAVEAALKKSERYANRLLAQALGLQKQLQHLSHRILRTQEDERKRISRELHDDIAQVLTAISFHLAVLRKEGASDGKDLQRKIVRTQRLVEKSVNIVHEFASQLRPPALDDLGLIPALHSYVNDFGKRMGLSVQLTGFTRGRTELLDSDKRTVLYRVVQEALINVAKHAKASEVTVSIRKLRGAICIEVHDDGKSFDVREMLSNRRRKALGLLGMRERVEMVGGCFAVKSSPGKGTTIRAEIPVGNGTKV